A stretch of [Clostridium] innocuum DNA encodes these proteins:
- a CDS encoding PTS system mannose/fructose/sorbose family transporter subunit IID: MEEIRNEVKQEKRITNKDLMKVWWRWVFFQEASVSYERLQAPGFFYAISPVLVKLYGDNPEELTAACKRHMQFYNSEPYCGLAIHGITLALEEERANGAPISDEAINSLKTGLMGPLAGLGDSVRAGTIAPIVTAFCISIGQTGNLIAPFLLEGILVAIVWPFAIWLLKKSYHTGKEGIQEIFSIGKLNWITTMTSTLGGITLGALAASYVTLSSPLEFVLGKGSKIALQADVLDVILKNILPLSMVLLSVYLLNKKVSAVKIILILAAVCALGVLIGIF, translated from the coding sequence ATGGAAGAAATAAGGAATGAAGTAAAACAGGAAAAGAGAATTACCAATAAAGACCTCATGAAGGTCTGGTGGAGATGGGTGTTTTTTCAGGAAGCGAGTGTCAGCTATGAGCGGCTGCAGGCTCCCGGTTTCTTCTATGCCATATCTCCGGTGCTGGTGAAGCTGTATGGGGATAATCCGGAAGAGCTGACAGCTGCCTGTAAGCGGCATATGCAATTTTATAACTCTGAGCCTTATTGCGGTCTTGCGATTCACGGTATTACACTGGCGCTGGAGGAGGAGCGTGCCAATGGAGCACCTATCAGCGATGAAGCAATCAATTCTTTAAAAACAGGTCTGATGGGACCGCTGGCAGGCTTGGGAGATTCCGTTCGTGCCGGTACCATTGCGCCAATCGTTACTGCCTTTTGTATCAGTATTGGTCAGACAGGTAATCTGATTGCGCCTTTCCTTTTAGAGGGTATTCTGGTAGCGATCGTTTGGCCGTTTGCCATCTGGCTCCTTAAGAAATCTTATCATACAGGAAAAGAAGGTATTCAGGAAATTTTCTCCATTGGTAAGCTGAACTGGATTACAACTATGACCTCCACATTGGGTGGAATTACACTTGGGGCACTGGCTGCCAGCTATGTTACGCTGAGCTCACCGCTTGAATTTGTTCTGGGGAAGGGAAGCAAGATTGCCTTGCAGGCGGATGTGCTGGATGTGATATTAAAAAACATACTGCCATTGAGTATGGTTCTGCTCTCTGTATATCTTCTTAACAAAAAGGTATCCGCAGTAAAAATCATACTGATTCTGGCTGCTGTATGTGCGCTCGGTGTACTGATTGGAATATTCTAA
- a CDS encoding NAD(P)H-dependent oxidoreductase — MKKIKIAAVVGSLRKASLNRQLAEAAAALCGDELVFEILDYQDLPFMNEDIEFPAPAAVQRLRAQLQEADGIWFFSPEYNHGISGVLKNFLDWMSRPDEAQKRVLNGKPAAVSGITPGMSGTLIAQDQLVTLLSFLNMRVMNVPRLTIPNALEQVTDGKLVLKESEPFLAEQCRAFINFIENNEFFK, encoded by the coding sequence ATGAAAAAAATAAAAATTGCAGCTGTGGTCGGTTCTCTTCGCAAAGCATCCCTGAACCGTCAGCTGGCAGAAGCAGCCGCAGCTCTTTGCGGTGACGAGCTTGTATTTGAAATACTCGATTATCAGGATCTACCTTTTATGAATGAGGATATTGAGTTTCCGGCACCTGCTGCTGTACAGCGCCTGCGTGCGCAGCTTCAGGAGGCGGATGGCATATGGTTCTTTTCACCGGAATACAATCATGGCATTTCCGGGGTATTAAAAAATTTTCTGGATTGGATGTCTCGTCCGGATGAAGCACAGAAGCGGGTTTTAAATGGAAAGCCGGCAGCCGTAAGCGGTATTACACCCGGCATGTCCGGTACGCTGATTGCACAGGATCAGTTGGTCACCCTGTTGAGCTTTCTCAATATGAGGGTTATGAATGTGCCGCGGCTTACGATACCAAATGCACTGGAACAGGTGACAGATGGGAAACTGGTTTTAAAAGAAAGCGAGCCCTTTCTGGCAGAGCAGTGCAGGGCATTTATAAATTTCATTGAAAATAACGAATTCTTTAAATAA
- a CDS encoding PTS sugar transporter subunit IIB, which yields MKQIVFARIDDRLIHGQVMTAWLKQCDANEVVIIDNELCKDTFVVMMMKSLIPSTISLKVFNDTDAAAYLKEDGKGEKILILVKTPQVILTLLNNGVKLEYLNVGGMGMKAGRSKLYKNIAASDEEREVFRELRKMELMMKVQVVPTEKAEDLGKYL from the coding sequence ATGAAACAAATTGTATTTGCAAGAATTGATGACCGTCTGATACACGGACAGGTCATGACTGCCTGGCTGAAGCAGTGTGATGCCAATGAGGTTGTTATTATCGACAACGAGCTTTGCAAGGATACCTTTGTGGTCATGATGATGAAATCACTAATACCATCAACGATTTCCCTGAAGGTATTCAATGATACAGATGCTGCAGCCTATCTAAAGGAGGATGGAAAAGGGGAGAAAATTCTGATTCTGGTCAAAACACCGCAGGTAATTCTGACTTTGCTGAACAACGGCGTAAAGCTGGAATATCTCAATGTCGGGGGTATGGGGATGAAAGCCGGAAGAAGCAAGCTTTATAAAAATATTGCCGCTTCTGATGAGGAACGTGAGGTTTTTCGAGAGCTTCGAAAGATGGAGCTGATGATGAAGGTACAGGTCGTTCCTACGGAAAAGGCTGAGGATTTAGGGAAATATCTTTAA
- a CDS encoding amidohydrolase — protein sequence MQIDTWIKKEQKSLIALRRWFHMHPEPSMKEYETAAKIEEELTRIGVAHRRIRETGVFASISGEKGSGKVLVLRADMDALSMEDLLDKSYRSVNSGYAHACGHDAHTAVLLHAVKLLQERRHEFAGEIRFFFQPGEEIGQGARTFIGEGCLDGADRIFGAHMCSSLDVGTISLTPGPINASCDYFRIVVQGKGAHVSTPQKGVDALYIASQIVINLQSIVSRSLSPLDTAVVGIGTLHAGTQYNIVAKEALLEGTTRSFSSRTRANINQRVCEIAQQTASLYGGSAQVEFRDFAAPLINDYQVVEELTPVAQAVVGKDRVIHNQEKMMQADDFADYLAHVPGCYAFIGSRNSQSCHTGMPHHHAQFDIDEDAMLLSLAVFVGYALQYLA from the coding sequence ATGCAGATAGATACGTGGATAAAAAAAGAGCAGAAGTCTTTGATTGCACTTCGCCGCTGGTTTCATATGCATCCGGAGCCAAGCATGAAGGAATATGAGACAGCCGCAAAAATAGAGGAGGAGCTGACGCGGATTGGCGTTGCACACCGCCGAATCAGAGAAACCGGGGTTTTTGCCAGCATAAGCGGAGAAAAAGGAAGTGGAAAGGTTCTTGTTTTGCGTGCGGATATGGACGCTTTGTCCATGGAGGATTTGCTGGATAAAAGCTATCGCAGTGTGAATTCCGGGTATGCACATGCGTGCGGCCATGATGCCCATACAGCGGTACTGCTGCATGCGGTGAAGCTGCTGCAGGAGCGAAGGCATGAATTCGCCGGTGAAATCCGTTTCTTTTTTCAGCCGGGAGAGGAAATCGGCCAGGGGGCACGCACCTTTATCGGGGAAGGATGTCTGGATGGGGCAGATCGTATCTTTGGAGCCCATATGTGCAGCAGTCTGGATGTCGGGACAATCTCTCTGACACCGGGACCAATCAATGCAAGCTGTGATTATTTCCGTATCGTTGTGCAGGGAAAAGGGGCACATGTGTCCACTCCGCAAAAGGGCGTTGATGCGCTGTATATCGCATCACAAATCGTGATAAATCTGCAGTCCATCGTATCGCGTTCCCTGTCTCCGCTGGATACTGCGGTTGTCGGAATCGGTACGCTGCATGCCGGAACGCAGTATAATATTGTGGCAAAGGAAGCGCTGCTGGAGGGGACAACACGCAGCTTCTCATCCCGGACAAGAGCCAATATCAATCAGCGGGTATGTGAGATTGCACAGCAGACAGCTTCCTTATACGGTGGTAGTGCTCAGGTGGAATTCCGGGATTTTGCGGCACCCCTGATCAATGACTATCAGGTAGTTGAAGAACTCACACCGGTTGCACAGGCAGTGGTTGGTAAGGATAGGGTAATTCATAATCAGGAGAAAATGATGCAGGCGGATGATTTTGCCGATTATCTGGCACATGTGCCGGGCTGTTATGCGTTTATCGGCTCCAGAAATTCTCAATCGTGTCATACCGGAATGCCGCATCATCATGCACAGTTTGATATTGATGAGGATGCCATGCTGCTGTCACTGGCTGTCTTTGTGGGATATGCATTGCAGTATCTGGCATAA
- a CDS encoding HAMP domain-containing histidine kinase: protein MIVLIILSSSFFLSFINRYDNKYYNVQAPVKNGQLLSNQLRLEDNALYSLVDNWLFYPHIYRNATTNQDARGVYTYLGQYPDFSMRDASRSPYGVSSYQLSIPATESGQTISIYFPEIDIASEIWLDDTLVASNGNVKTAPIKARIQNTVITFSTEKTHTLYVIAANDTHYYSGMYYPCILSTPQGIQSMILRKVLFYGFLVFSSLSIGLYSLNLWIRNRRDSVSRCFATATLAFSLFASRELLRMSGISHVTIFYAFMDAAYFLMMYKILEINTLLSPLSKKNLITRGMRLLSIGMCILPFANLFMLGKNADALLAYGWIVDGFKYISVLYILYTTLYGSRYRRMELWLLGANTFYIFGILYTLLGANLFEPLCYGWPNDYFSFFIVLSLAALMIQRSEQMARENERLTIHLQETVEQRTEQLHTLLSERKAMLAEFAHDLKAPLSSMQSFIELIRMQDTLIDDEVDGYLKILERKGAELQNRMTVLQKFSSMDKGSQDKHVLDLTQFLKQFHDFNKADCDAAGIYFLYLSAREPCPVFADEKQLTRSLENLLYNALSFTEMEGTITLSLSTEDSNAHIVVEDTGCGIAPDRQEQIFHKGVSLREDSTERGLGLYITKSIIAEHNGSIWVESDGEHGSAFHILLPLAYSNLQESVKP from the coding sequence ATGATTGTTCTCATCATCCTGAGCTCCTCATTCTTCCTTTCCTTTATCAACCGCTATGATAACAAATATTACAATGTACAGGCTCCAGTAAAAAACGGACAGCTTTTAAGCAATCAGCTGAGGCTGGAGGATAATGCACTGTATTCTCTGGTGGATAACTGGCTGTTTTATCCACACATCTACCGCAATGCAACAACCAATCAGGATGCCAGAGGTGTCTATACCTACCTTGGCCAGTACCCGGATTTCTCCATGCGTGATGCTTCACGCTCCCCTTACGGTGTATCCAGCTATCAGCTGAGCATTCCGGCGACAGAAAGCGGACAGACGATATCCATCTATTTTCCTGAAATCGATATTGCCTCTGAAATATGGCTGGATGATACACTGGTTGCTTCCAATGGCAATGTGAAAACAGCTCCCATCAAGGCCCGCATACAAAATACCGTCATTACCTTTTCCACAGAAAAAACACATACCCTTTATGTCATTGCGGCAAACGACACGCATTATTACAGCGGTATGTATTATCCATGCATATTATCCACCCCGCAGGGGATACAGAGCATGATTCTGCGAAAAGTCTTATTTTACGGATTCCTTGTATTTTCCTCTTTAAGCATTGGATTGTATTCCCTGAATTTATGGATCAGAAACCGCAGAGACAGCGTTTCCCGTTGCTTTGCGACAGCCACCCTTGCCTTTTCTCTGTTTGCATCCAGAGAGCTTCTCCGTATGTCTGGAATCTCTCATGTGACCATATTTTATGCCTTCATGGACGCGGCTTATTTTCTTATGATGTATAAGATTCTGGAAATCAATACCCTGCTTTCTCCTTTATCGAAGAAAAATCTGATTACCAGAGGAATGCGACTGCTTTCCATCGGTATGTGTATCCTGCCCTTTGCCAACCTGTTTATGCTCGGCAAAAATGCGGATGCCCTGCTTGCATATGGCTGGATCGTAGACGGCTTTAAATACATCAGTGTGCTTTATATTTTGTATACCACGCTGTATGGAAGCCGATACCGACGCATGGAGCTATGGCTGCTGGGAGCGAATACCTTTTATATTTTCGGTATTCTCTACACGCTGCTTGGCGCAAATCTCTTTGAACCCCTTTGCTATGGATGGCCGAATGACTATTTTTCCTTTTTCATTGTACTGTCTCTGGCAGCCCTCATGATTCAGCGCAGTGAACAGATGGCAAGGGAAAACGAACGGCTGACAATTCATTTACAGGAAACCGTAGAACAGCGAACGGAACAGCTGCACACACTGTTAAGTGAAAGAAAGGCCATGCTGGCAGAATTTGCCCATGATCTGAAAGCTCCCCTCAGCAGTATGCAATCCTTTATCGAGCTGATCCGTATGCAGGATACCCTGATTGATGATGAGGTTGATGGGTATTTAAAAATACTGGAACGAAAGGGAGCTGAATTACAAAATCGAATGACCGTCCTACAGAAATTCTCCTCTATGGATAAGGGGAGTCAGGATAAGCATGTTCTCGATCTGACACAGTTTCTGAAGCAGTTTCATGATTTTAACAAGGCAGATTGTGATGCGGCGGGAATCTACTTTCTGTATCTCTCTGCCAGGGAGCCCTGTCCTGTATTTGCGGATGAGAAGCAGCTAACGCGTTCGCTTGAAAACCTGCTGTACAATGCCTTATCCTTCACGGAGATGGAAGGAACCATCACCCTGTCCCTTTCCACAGAGGACAGCAATGCGCATATCGTTGTGGAGGATACCGGCTGTGGAATTGCACCGGACAGACAGGAACAGATTTTCCACAAGGGTGTATCTCTGCGGGAGGATTCCACAGAGCGCGGTCTTGGTCTTTACATCACCAAAAGTATAATTGCCGAGCATAACGGCTCCATCTGGGTGGAGTCTGACGGTGAGCACGGCTCTGCCTTTCATATCCTGCTTCCGCTTGCCTACAGCAACCTTCAAGAATCTGTCAAACCATAA
- a CDS encoding PTS sugar transporter subunit IIC, producing the protein MHINVIQAILIGFLYFLCQSGTPWLTAFMGNYVRQPLVNGAIVGLIMGDPVQGLIIGSAINLPFIGVIMVGSTMPTDSALAGIVGTALALASGASPEVAVSMAVPIGLLGNLLWTVHMTKNCIFVHMMDKAAETGDVKRMNFLHVWPPQITTAFLMTIPVALVVYFGADVAKTAIDSLSGMPLHMLEVIGGVLPAVGIGMTLRMLMSKKSVILFFLLGFLMVTYQGFSMIVVALFAIIIAYFYTDLSSKRTGE; encoded by the coding sequence ATGCATATAAATGTAATTCAGGCGATTCTGATTGGGTTTTTATACTTCCTGTGTCAGAGTGGTACGCCATGGCTGACAGCATTCATGGGGAATTATGTCCGTCAGCCGCTGGTAAACGGGGCGATTGTCGGTTTGATTATGGGGGATCCTGTGCAGGGCTTGATCATCGGTTCTGCTATCAATCTTCCGTTTATCGGCGTGATCATGGTCGGCAGTACGATGCCGACTGACTCTGCGCTTGCAGGTATCGTGGGCACAGCTCTGGCTCTTGCCAGTGGTGCTTCTCCGGAGGTTGCAGTATCCATGGCGGTACCGATAGGTCTTTTGGGAAATCTGCTTTGGACGGTACACATGACGAAAAACTGTATCTTTGTTCACATGATGGATAAGGCAGCAGAAACCGGTGATGTGAAACGGATGAACTTTCTGCATGTATGGCCGCCACAGATTACGACTGCGTTTTTGATGACCATTCCGGTGGCACTGGTCGTATACTTTGGTGCAGATGTTGCAAAAACCGCAATTGATTCACTATCCGGTATGCCACTTCATATGCTGGAGGTCATCGGGGGTGTGCTGCCTGCTGTTGGTATCGGGATGACATTGCGTATGCTGATGTCCAAGAAATCGGTTATTCTATTCTTTCTGCTGGGTTTCCTGATGGTGACCTATCAGGGATTCTCAATGATCGTTGTAGCATTGTTTGCAATCATCATTGCCTATTTCTATACGGATCTATCTTCAAAAAGGACAGGTGAATAA
- a CDS encoding amidohydrolase: MKKIDAHAHIGEIGGWANVAATPQQLLELMDMYEIEKTVICSQNNEAVYRAISEWPDRFAGAVYVNPLKENCTQLLMQYLEKGFQAVKLNPLRHAFVADDVCVDPIMEMAEHYQVPVCIHCGHPPYSLPWSIALLAERFPNVKVMMIHMGHGHGVYIDASLKMARRYANLYLEMSGMPMHTKIKEAYESVGADRILFGTDGPFHHPSVEMQKVIVSGLDEEALQKVFYDNAKAFFQIS, encoded by the coding sequence ATGAAAAAAATAGATGCACATGCGCATATCGGTGAAATCGGCGGCTGGGCAAATGTAGCGGCGACTCCACAACAGCTTCTCGAGCTGATGGATATGTATGAGATTGAGAAAACGGTTATCTGTTCCCAGAATAATGAGGCCGTATACCGGGCAATCAGCGAATGGCCGGATCGTTTTGCTGGTGCTGTGTATGTTAACCCGCTCAAGGAAAACTGCACACAGCTGCTGATGCAGTATCTGGAGAAAGGCTTTCAGGCAGTAAAGCTGAATCCGCTCAGGCATGCCTTTGTGGCGGACGATGTATGTGTTGATCCTATCATGGAGATGGCAGAGCACTATCAGGTTCCTGTCTGTATTCACTGCGGACATCCACCCTATTCCCTTCCCTGGAGTATTGCGCTTCTCGCAGAGCGCTTTCCCAATGTCAAGGTGATGATGATTCATATGGGACACGGACACGGTGTGTATATCGACGCAAGCCTGAAAATGGCTCGTCGCTATGCGAATCTGTATCTGGAAATGAGCGGTATGCCGATGCATACAAAAATCAAAGAGGCATACGAGAGTGTCGGTGCAGATCGTATCCTGTTCGGCACTGATGGCCCGTTTCATCATCCGTCAGTGGAAATGCAGAAGGTGATCGTCAGCGGTCTGGATGAAGAAGCACTTCAAAAGGTATTCTATGACAATGCCAAAGCCTTTTTTCAAATTTCCTAA
- a CDS encoding polymer-forming cytoskeletal protein encodes MKWYEKQKKLYTQNQEEQKNTPFGDRASIRGNDAVDHAALSAAVQESLKSQNEQLQTGKNDEAESFKSKETTVIQEHTTLQGDMNTEDNITIHGVFIGNISCGGDLTISGSVKGNISCKNAVIQQAKIEGDIVCDTHLEISQGSCVHGNVNAKQILCGGQIIGDTRIEGKSQFLASSAISGDIQTQCLEVECGAVLQGNLQVQASCSA; translated from the coding sequence ATGAAATGGTACGAAAAGCAGAAAAAGCTGTATACACAGAATCAGGAGGAACAAAAAAACACCCCTTTTGGGGACCGTGCATCTATAAGGGGGAACGACGCAGTCGACCATGCAGCTTTATCGGCTGCTGTGCAGGAGTCTTTAAAGAGTCAAAACGAGCAGCTGCAAACCGGAAAAAACGATGAGGCAGAGAGTTTTAAAAGCAAAGAAACCACGGTTATTCAGGAGCACACAACCTTACAGGGAGATATGAATACGGAAGACAATATCACCATACATGGTGTTTTCATTGGAAATATCAGCTGTGGCGGCGATCTGACGATCAGCGGCAGCGTGAAGGGAAATATAAGCTGTAAGAATGCTGTTATACAGCAGGCCAAAATAGAAGGGGATATCGTGTGTGATACACATCTTGAAATCAGTCAGGGCTCCTGTGTCCACGGCAATGTGAACGCCAAGCAAATACTCTGCGGCGGTCAGATCATCGGGGATACCCGAATCGAGGGGAAATCCCAGTTTCTGGCGTCCTCTGCGATTTCCGGTGACATTCAGACGCAGTGTCTGGAGGTGGAATGCGGCGCCGTGCTGCAGGGAAATCTTCAGGTACAAGCTTCCTGTTCTGCTTAA
- a CDS encoding response regulator transcription factor, whose translation MSKILIIDDDKDVLFAAEQYLQKNNEDVFTATGGSQGLRVLKQETIDCIVLDVLLKGESGFDLCRKIRSFSSVPIVFLTNLSSQEDLKNGFLMGADDYITKPFSLEELYLRIQARIRQYYQIPSRQKILNFFPLRINLDARTIQIQDNRVPLTMSEFDILVLLAQTPEHVYTISEIYQRVWKMPDMNSTHTVQVHIANLRKKLEEAWADHMFIQTVWGKGYKFVEPPVSG comes from the coding sequence ATGAGTAAGATTCTTATCATTGATGATGATAAAGATGTACTGTTTGCTGCAGAGCAGTATCTACAGAAGAACAATGAGGATGTATTTACTGCCACCGGCGGTTCACAGGGTCTTCGGGTGCTGAAACAGGAAACGATAGACTGTATCGTTCTGGATGTGCTTCTTAAGGGGGAAAGCGGGTTTGATCTGTGTCGGAAAATACGCAGCTTCAGCTCTGTGCCCATCGTGTTTTTGACGAATCTTTCCTCACAGGAGGATTTGAAGAATGGATTTCTGATGGGAGCGGATGATTATATTACCAAACCGTTTTCTCTGGAAGAGCTGTATCTTCGCATACAGGCAAGGATACGGCAGTATTATCAAATACCCTCCAGACAGAAGATTTTGAATTTTTTCCCACTCCGGATCAATCTGGATGCCAGAACCATACAGATTCAGGATAACAGGGTTCCGTTAACCATGTCGGAATTTGATATCCTGGTACTGCTGGCACAGACACCGGAGCATGTGTATACCATATCGGAAATCTACCAGCGGGTATGGAAGATGCCGGATATGAATTCCACACATACAGTGCAGGTACATATCGCCAATCTTCGTAAAAAGCTGGAGGAGGCCTGGGCGGATCATATGTTTATTCAGACCGTCTGGGGCAAGGGCTATAAGTTCGTGGAACCACCTGTTTCAGGATGA
- a CDS encoding ECF transporter S component, with the protein MQHEKTKELAMTALMTALIFTATYIIKIPNPATGGYTHMGDCMIFLGVMVLGRKQGALAGGLGGALSDLLSGAAVWVLPTFIIKYAMGWIMGLLLEKSRLKNRLIAAGTGGVFQIIAYTLVKIPLTGVVPAIASVARICMQTVIGLVLFTVLSAMLSRTEMLSFFEEKRI; encoded by the coding sequence ATGCAGCATGAAAAGACAAAGGAGCTGGCAATGACAGCACTTATGACAGCTTTGATATTTACCGCAACCTATATTATAAAGATACCCAATCCGGCAACCGGAGGGTACACGCATATGGGGGACTGTATGATTTTTCTGGGGGTGATGGTTCTGGGGAGAAAACAGGGGGCGTTGGCCGGCGGCCTTGGTGGTGCTTTATCCGATTTGCTGAGCGGTGCCGCTGTCTGGGTGCTGCCAACCTTTATTATAAAATATGCCATGGGCTGGATCATGGGACTTTTACTGGAGAAATCACGATTAAAAAACAGACTGATTGCAGCGGGAACGGGAGGCGTTTTTCAGATTATTGCTTATACACTTGTTAAAATACCCCTGACCGGGGTTGTACCTGCAATCGCCTCTGTTGCGAGAATCTGTATGCAGACAGTCATCGGACTCGTCCTTTTTACGGTACTATCTGCGATGCTGTCCCGCACGGAGATGCTTTCATTTTTTGAGGAGAAACGTATATGA
- a CDS encoding PTS sugar transporter subunit IIA — protein MVGFLIATHGGFARGILDSIELIAGKQERIDTISILHETSIDVFGKELTDKIVELDDGDGVVVFCDLLLASPYNQATMSYRALQGKHEYRIMSGANLPMILEALSGRMQDLGLDAISRMAQNAGKEGIQEFFEEFAKVSNTDMIQ, from the coding sequence ATGGTTGGATTTTTAATTGCAACCCATGGAGGCTTTGCCAGAGGAATTCTTGACAGCATTGAGCTGATTGCGGGAAAACAGGAACGTATTGATACGATTTCCATTCTGCACGAAACCAGCATCGATGTCTTCGGAAAAGAACTCACTGATAAAATCGTCGAGCTGGATGATGGTGACGGTGTGGTCGTATTCTGTGATCTGCTGCTGGCAAGTCCTTATAACCAGGCGACAATGAGCTATCGCGCTCTGCAGGGAAAACATGAATACCGAATTATGTCAGGCGCTAATCTGCCAATGATTCTGGAAGCCTTAAGCGGACGCATGCAGGACCTTGGTCTTGATGCAATCAGTCGTATGGCACAGAATGCCGGAAAGGAAGGAATTCAGGAGTTTTTCGAAGAATTCGCCAAGGTTTCTAATACTGATATGATTCAGTAA
- a CDS encoding PTS sugar transporter subunit IIB — protein MSNILLARIDDRLIHGQVMTSWVRFVKSKNILIIDDETYHDTFIRSFITMVVPRGIQIQVLDTKAGIAYLRDYDGAGLVLLAKYPQTFYLLLEGGIELHEIIIGGMGARENRKVLYKNICASDEELEVLKKLCHSGISVKIQIVPEEKGIPLDTLL, from the coding sequence ATGAGCAATATTCTATTGGCACGAATTGATGACAGACTGATTCACGGCCAGGTGATGACATCCTGGGTACGCTTTGTAAAATCAAAAAATATTCTGATTATCGATGATGAAACCTATCACGACACCTTCATCCGTTCCTTTATCACTATGGTGGTACCAAGAGGTATTCAGATACAGGTGCTGGATACAAAAGCAGGAATTGCATATCTACGAGATTATGACGGTGCCGGACTTGTTTTACTGGCAAAATATCCGCAAACCTTTTATCTGTTGCTGGAGGGAGGCATCGAGCTTCATGAAATCATCATCGGCGGTATGGGGGCAAGGGAAAACCGAAAGGTACTATACAAGAATATATGTGCATCGGATGAAGAACTGGAAGTATTAAAAAAGCTTTGTCACAGCGGTATATCGGTAAAAATACAGATTGTTCCGGAAGAAAAAGGGATTCCTCTGGACACGCTGCTGTAA
- the alr gene encoding alanine racemase → MHSIDPFFQKGEGKERYEAYLTCFIREQYMKVLPYRTYAEVNLQQLKENTRKVRALLSKDTKLLAVLKADGYGHGAVRIAKAIEDMSDWFAVASFYEARELRDQGITTPILVFGFLDDSNIEEAAQKNITCSALSYSYALHIAELCEQKKLRLSMHIKLDTGFHRLGIACEEERITEAYKEVRTLYELPQLQITGIYTHFSTAGSKALQDEAFLARQYQLFCDMLHRLEEDHIDPGIRHCCNSKATLTNPEMHLDMVRVGLYLYGLGSDADIEYLKLEPIVNWKARIYAIRDVKQGEGIGYGRTFITPQPMRIAVVSLGFADGYSRCLYASDQVYVLVHGKRTRILGKICMDVMMVDITDIPDVRVNDTITVLGSEGTQRISANLLGRETGGTAVEVTCGMGKRVQRVYVHDEGNC, encoded by the coding sequence ATGCACAGCATTGATCCATTTTTTCAAAAAGGCGAAGGAAAGGAGAGGTATGAGGCGTATCTTACATGCTTCATACGTGAACAATATATGAAGGTATTACCTTATCGCACCTATGCAGAGGTGAATCTGCAACAGCTGAAAGAAAATACAAGAAAAGTAAGAGCTCTGCTTTCAAAGGATACCAAGCTGTTAGCTGTGCTGAAGGCTGATGGCTATGGACACGGGGCAGTCCGTATCGCAAAAGCAATCGAGGATATGAGTGACTGGTTTGCGGTAGCATCCTTTTATGAGGCCAGAGAGCTGCGTGATCAGGGCATCACAACTCCCATTCTGGTATTCGGCTTTCTTGATGACAGCAATATAGAGGAGGCAGCACAGAAGAATATCACCTGCAGTGCTCTATCCTATTCATATGCTCTGCATATTGCAGAGCTGTGTGAACAGAAAAAGCTTCGCCTGTCTATGCATATCAAGCTGGATACCGGCTTTCATCGCTTGGGGATCGCATGCGAGGAGGAGCGTATTACAGAGGCCTACAAAGAAGTGCGGACATTATATGAACTGCCACAGCTACAGATTACCGGCATTTACACACATTTTTCAACTGCCGGCAGTAAAGCATTGCAGGATGAAGCCTTTCTTGCTCGGCAGTATCAGCTGTTCTGTGATATGTTGCATCGTCTTGAAGAAGATCATATAGATCCCGGTATTCGTCACTGCTGCAATTCCAAGGCAACGCTCACCAATCCGGAAATGCATCTGGATATGGTGCGGGTGGGACTGTATCTGTATGGACTGGGATCGGATGCGGATATCGAATATCTGAAGCTGGAACCGATTGTCAACTGGAAAGCACGCATCTATGCAATACGTGATGTAAAGCAGGGAGAAGGCATCGGCTATGGCAGAACCTTTATCACCCCACAGCCAATGCGCATTGCTGTTGTATCACTGGGCTTTGCGGACGGATATTCCCGGTGTCTGTATGCTTCGGATCAGGTGTATGTATTAGTACACGGTAAACGCACACGTATTCTTGGTAAAATTTGTATGGATGTTATGATGGTCGATATCACTGATATCCCAGATGTTAGGGTGAATGATACCATTACAGTGTTGGGCAGTGAGGGAACACAGCGCATCAGTGCCAATTTGCTTGGACGGGAAACCGGTGGAACGGCGGTGGAGGTTACCTGTGGAATGGGGAAACGCGTTCAACGGGTTTATGTACATGACGAAGGAAACTGTTAA